One genomic window of Cupriavidus oxalaticus includes the following:
- the pmbA gene encoding metalloprotease PmbA, whose protein sequence is MDQIAEQTAHFTYTQAQLSEMAADVLRVARELGATDAATEISEGSGLSVSVRKGQVETIEQNRDKVVGVTVMIGKRRGNASTSDFSPAALRATAEAAYNIARFTAEDECAGLAEEELLERSPQDLDLFHPWTIDAEAAIDIATRAEAAAFAVSPRIRNSDGASVSAQHSQFVLATTRGFSGGYPYSRHFISCAPIAGSGSGMQRDDWYSSKRAPLALANPEDIGRYAAERALARLQARKLSTRRCPVLFEAPLAAGLLGAFVQAVSGGALYRKSTFLCDTLGKAVFAPHVQIHEQPHTPGAMGSAPFDEEGVRTRERDVVRDGVVQGYFLSTYSARKLGMKTTGNAGGSHNLTLHSNLTEPGDDFPAMLRKLGTGLLVTELMGQGVNYVTGDYSRGASGYWVENGVIQYPVEEITIAGNMAEMFRQIVAIGADSLIRGTKETGSILIEQMTIAGN, encoded by the coding sequence TGCTGCGTGTGGCACGCGAGCTGGGCGCAACGGACGCCGCCACGGAGATCTCCGAAGGCAGCGGCCTGTCCGTATCGGTGCGCAAGGGGCAGGTGGAAACGATCGAGCAGAACCGCGACAAGGTGGTCGGCGTCACGGTCATGATCGGCAAGCGCCGCGGCAATGCCAGCACCTCGGACTTCTCGCCGGCCGCGCTGCGCGCCACTGCCGAGGCAGCCTACAACATCGCCCGCTTCACCGCGGAAGACGAGTGTGCGGGCCTGGCCGAGGAAGAGCTGCTGGAGCGCTCGCCGCAGGACCTGGACCTGTTCCATCCGTGGACCATCGATGCCGAGGCCGCCATCGACATCGCCACCCGCGCCGAGGCCGCCGCCTTCGCGGTGTCGCCGCGTATCCGCAACAGCGACGGCGCCAGCGTGTCGGCGCAGCATTCGCAGTTCGTGCTGGCGACCACGCGCGGTTTCTCGGGCGGCTATCCGTATTCGCGCCATTTCATCTCGTGCGCGCCGATCGCCGGCAGCGGCAGCGGCATGCAGCGCGATGACTGGTACTCGTCCAAGCGCGCGCCGCTGGCACTGGCCAACCCCGAGGACATCGGCCGCTACGCCGCCGAGCGCGCGCTGGCGCGGCTGCAGGCGCGCAAGCTGTCCACGCGCCGCTGCCCGGTGCTGTTCGAGGCGCCGCTGGCCGCCGGCCTGCTGGGCGCCTTCGTGCAGGCGGTGTCGGGCGGGGCGCTGTACCGCAAGTCCACCTTCCTGTGCGATACGCTGGGCAAGGCCGTGTTCGCGCCGCACGTGCAGATCCACGAGCAGCCGCACACCCCGGGCGCGATGGGCAGCGCCCCGTTCGATGAGGAAGGCGTGCGCACGCGCGAGCGCGACGTGGTGCGCGACGGCGTGGTGCAGGGCTACTTCCTGTCGACCTATTCTGCGCGCAAGCTCGGCATGAAGACCACCGGCAACGCCGGCGGCTCGCACAACCTGACGCTGCACAGCAACCTGACCGAGCCTGGCGACGACTTCCCGGCGATGCTGCGCAAGCTCGGCACCGGCCTGCTGGTGACAGAACTGATGGGGCAGGGCGTCAACTACGTCACCGGCGATTATTCGCGCGGCGCGTCGGGCTACTGGGTCGAGAACGGCGTGATCCAGTACCCGGTGGAAGAAATCACCATTGCCGGCAATATGGCCGAGATGTTCCGGCAGATCGTTGCGATCGGAGCCGATTCGCTGATCCGCGGCACCAAGGAAACCGGCTCGATCCTGATCGAGCAGATGACCATCGCCGGCAACTGA